A single region of the Oncorhynchus keta strain PuntledgeMale-10-30-2019 chromosome 37, Oket_V2, whole genome shotgun sequence genome encodes:
- the LOC127916633 gene encoding E3 ubiquitin-protein ligase HECW2-like, whose amino-acid sequence MGRYQRVDEPLPPNWEARIDSHSRVFYVDHVNRTTTWQRPTAPPAPQLLQRSNSIQQMEQLNRRYQSIRRTMTNERTAEELTAPPEVPTDDTDHHTIPEYRRDGVVTPDSSRSRLSLLLQSPSAKFLTSPDFFTLLHSNPSAYRMFTGNTCLKHMISKVRRDTHHYERYQHNRDLVVFLNMFSNKQLELPRGWELKHDHTGKPFFVDHNCRATTFIDPRLPLQSSTRPSSLLAHRQHLTRQRSHSAGEVSPQHMVGDHPRRSGGGPPVMPRPSSTFTPVSRTQYQDVVPVAYNDKIVAFLRQPNIFEILQERQTEVYQEPLAQGEGAVDP is encoded by the exons ATGGGTCGCTACCAGAGAGTAGATGAGCCACTTCCTCCCA ACTGGGAGGCCCGTATAGACAGTCACAGTCGTGTGTTCTATGTGGACCATGTGAACCGCACCACCACCTGGCAGAGACCCACCGCGCCTCCAGCACCGCAGCTCCTCCAGAGGTCCAACAGCATACAGCAGATGGAACAGCTCAACCGCAG GTATCAGAGTATACGCAGGACGATGACcaatgagagaacagcagaggagcTGACAGCTCCGCCCGAGGTGCCCACCGACGACACTGACCACCATACTATCCCAG agtATCGTCGTGATGGTGTGGTGACTCCAGATAGTTCTCGTTCTCGTCTCAGTCTGCTCCTCCAGTCTCCCAGCGCTAAGTTCCTGACCAGCCCTGACTTCTTCACCTTGCTGCATTCCAACCCT AGTGCCTACCGCATGTTTACAGGTAACACCTGCCTGAAACACATGATCAGTAAGGTGCGTCGGGACACGCATCACTATGAGCGCTACCAGCACAACAGAGACCTGGTGGTTTTCCTCAACATGTTCTCCAACAAACAGCTGGAGCTGCCCCGTGGCTGGGAGCTGAAGCACGACCACACTGGcaag CCTTTCTTTGTGGACCACAACTGCCGGGCCACTACGTTCATCGACCCTCGGCTCCCTCTTCAGAGCAGCACACGTCCCAGCAGCCTCCTGGCCCACCGCCAGCACCTGACCAGACAACGCAGCCACAGCGCTGGCGAAGTCAGCCCACAACacatg GTGGGTGACCACCCTCGTCGTTCTGGAGGAGGACCCCCTGTAATGCCCCGCCCATCCAGCACCTTCACCCCGGTCAGCCGCACCCAGTACCAAGATGTAGTGCCAGTGG CTTACAACGACAAGATTGTGGCGTTTCTTCGACAACCCAATATCTTTGAGATcctgcaggagagacagacagaggtttaTCAGGAACCACTGGCTCAG GGAGAAGGTGCAGTTGATCCGTAA